The region TTTGAGGGTATAGAGAGCTAAAAGAAAAATAGAGAGTATGCCGCAGACAAGATAAAGACCCTCGAAAGAAGTCTTGAAAAGATTTCCAAGTGCTACAAAACCTAATGCAACACCACAAATAGCAACAGGAACTTTTTGGACATAGTTCATAAGGACTCTTCTATCTGTTTAGAAATCTCTTTTTATTTCTTTCAATAATAGATATTTATTTTCATGACGGTGAACTTATGAGCAAATATATTTCTATGCGTTATGACAAAAGCTAACAAAAAACCCGCTGATGGCGGTTTTGAAATTTTTTTGGTCGCGGGAGCAAGATTTGAACATACGACCTTCGGGTTATGAGCAAATCAAGCTGGAGGTCCCGCAAATTTTTCCTTCATCTACCTCATCTAGACGCACTACGTTGAACAAACGTTTTGTGTTTTTTGCGTCTTCAACATTCTGTAGAAATCTGCTTCTTCTGCATCTTCAACCTCGTTTTGGCAGTCCTTTCGTACGCTGACTCCGTCTCGCCTTGAGATCGAATCCCCCAACACGAGGAGACAGACGGCCATGAGAAAGAGCATTGACGAGAGGTCGCATGAGGCAATCAGCGCGAACCTGAAGCACAGGGACATCGAGGTCCTGGAGAAGAACTGGGCACACGGCTCGGATGGCATCGACTTCATCGTCATGGACGACGAGGAGCTCATCTTCGTGGACACCGCCACCAAGTGCGGGGGCTTCGACGTGCCCCGTGAGGAGCCCGACCAGGAACGCTTCGAGCGCATCGCGGCAGCCTACCTCGCCGAATCCGAGGTGGAGGGTCTCGCCAGCATCCGCTACGACATCGTGAGCCTACTGGTGACGGGCTCGGAGAAGGCGCTCCTGCGCCACCACAAGAACGTCCTAAACGACGGGAGATGACCCTAAGGCGGCTGCCCCGGGCCTTCGGGCTCGGGGCGGGGCGTCCTTCCTCGAGTCAACATGTCAGCTGCGGCAATACCTCAACGCGCTCGGCACTCTCTAAACGCAGGCTGCTCTCAGGAGCTGCGGCTCTGGGACAGCTGGTCATGGCTTGTTATAACGTGAAATCTGGTGAGTGCCCGTCTTAGCCAGGTAGCGGGAATTGAAAGCCGCAGTTATTTACGAACTGGATAAGCTGAACAACAGCAGCAGCGAACTGTACCCCGCCGTTGACTCCTCGCAAGAAGCCAAGTGCGCTCTTGAGTACTCCTCGCTTAGGTTTCCCGCTTTCTATCTGCGCGCGAACAATCTCGGCATTATCGCGTACATCTTCAATTGTTTCGGCATCGTCAATTTCCGTCCCTGCCGCGCTAAGAATCGCATCAATCAATTTGTTCAGAGCTTGCTCGTCAATGCCGATGTTCTGAGTTGCGTTGATGGTTGAGCTGTCAGTCGCTTGGTTCATCTGCAGGTTGTTCACGGACCCGAAATTGTTTGTCACTGAATCTCCGCCATCGAGTCCTATTTCGAATCCAATCATGGTCAGATGTTCGGTTATGTTCGCGATGAGGCGCCGTACAACTTTGTCCAAGAAGCCTTTGTACATATCCGCGAATTTATTTCCACTCGCAAAGGTGTAGTAAAAATAGCTTCTACCGGAAATGTTCTGGACAATCATTTCCTTGAGGATGAGATACACTTCTGCGCTCTCTTCCTCGGGTATAGTGCTGAAATTGATGAGGGTAGTTCTAAGGCCCCCCGCTACC is a window of Lancefieldella parvula DSM 20469 DNA encoding:
- a CDS encoding YraN family protein, coding for MRKSIDERSHEAISANLKHRDIEVLEKNWAHGSDGIDFIVMDDEELIFVDTATKCGGFDVPREEPDQERFERIAAAYLAESEVEGLASIRYDIVSLLVTGSEKALLRHHKNVLNDGR